In a genomic window of Thalassotalea piscium:
- the iscA gene encoding iron-sulfur cluster assembly protein IscA, whose protein sequence is MSVTMTPAASERVRTFIANRGKGLGLRLGIKTTGCSGLAYVLEFVDDLNEDDTLFNIDDVNIIIDGKSLTYLDGIELDFVKEGLNEGFKFTNPNAKGECGCGESFNV, encoded by the coding sequence ATGAGTGTTACTATGACGCCAGCTGCGTCAGAGCGTGTTAGAACATTTATTGCAAACCGAGGCAAGGGCCTTGGTTTGCGCCTAGGTATTAAAACAACTGGCTGTTCGGGTTTAGCCTATGTTTTAGAGTTTGTTGATGACTTAAATGAAGACGATACCTTATTTAACATAGATGATGTAAATATTATTATTGATGGTAAAAGTTTAACTTACCTTGATGGTATTGAGCTTGATTTCGTTAAAGAAGGTTTGAACGAAGGGTTTAAGTTTACTAACCCAAATGCGAAAGGTGAGTGTGGTTGTGGCGAAAGCTTCAATGTTTAG
- the iscU gene encoding Fe-S cluster assembly scaffold IscU yields the protein MAYSEKVIDHYENPRNVGSMDKNDPQVATGMVGAPACGDVMKLQLKISDAGIIEDAKFKTYGCGSAIASSSLVTEWVKGKSIDEAGLIKNTAIAEELALPPVKIHCSILAEDAIKAAIQDYKSKHNG from the coding sequence ATGGCTTATAGCGAAAAAGTAATTGATCATTATGAAAATCCTAGAAACGTAGGTTCTATGGACAAGAATGATCCACAAGTTGCAACAGGTATGGTTGGCGCACCAGCATGTGGTGATGTAATGAAGTTACAATTAAAAATTTCAGATGCAGGCATCATTGAAGACGCAAAATTTAAAACTTATGGTTGTGGTTCAGCGATAGCGTCAAGCTCGTTAGTAACAGAATGGGTAAAAGGGAAATCTATTGACGAAGCGGGTTTAATTAAAAATACCGCAATCGCAGAAGAGTTAGCGTTACCACCTGTTAAAATTCATTGCTCTATTTTAGCTGAAGATGCAATTAAAGCGGCTATTCAAGACTATAAAAGCAAGCATAACGGTTAA
- a CDS encoding IscS subfamily cysteine desulfurase yields MKLPIYFDYSATTPVDKRVAEKMMQYMTTDGFYGNPASRSHKFGWQAEEAVDIARNQVAELLNADPREIVITSGATESNNLAIKGAANFYGKKGKHIITCKTEHKAVLDTCRELERQGFEVTYLDPESNGLIDLNKLNDAMRDDTVLVSIMHVNNEIGVIQDIAEIGELCRSRKIVFHVDAAQSAGKIEIDMQQLKVDLLSISAHKMYGPKGIGALYVRRKPRIRLEAQMHGGGHERGMRSGTLATHQIVGMGEACRIAKEEMAQDLVHVTKMRDRLWAGVNSMEQVFINGDPDKRYPGNLNVSFNFVEGESLIMALKDLAVSSGSACTSASLEPSYVLRALGLNDEMAHSSIRFSFGRFTTEEEIDYAIDLIKNAIGHLRDMSPLWEMFKDGIDLDSVEWAAH; encoded by the coding sequence ATGAAGCTACCTATTTATTTTGATTATTCAGCTACTACACCAGTAGATAAACGTGTTGCTGAGAAAATGATGCAATACATGACCACCGATGGTTTTTACGGTAACCCTGCGTCGCGATCGCACAAATTTGGCTGGCAAGCTGAAGAAGCAGTTGATATTGCGCGTAACCAAGTTGCAGAGCTATTAAATGCTGATCCTCGTGAAATTGTGATCACTTCAGGTGCAACCGAGTCAAATAACCTAGCAATTAAAGGTGCGGCAAACTTTTACGGTAAGAAAGGTAAACACATTATTACCTGTAAAACTGAGCATAAAGCGGTACTTGATACTTGTCGTGAATTAGAGCGCCAAGGGTTTGAGGTTACTTACCTTGATCCAGAGTCAAATGGTTTAATTGACCTTAATAAATTAAATGACGCTATGCGTGATGACACCGTACTAGTTTCAATAATGCATGTAAATAATGAAATTGGTGTAATTCAAGACATCGCTGAAATTGGCGAACTATGTCGTTCTCGTAAAATTGTGTTTCATGTTGATGCCGCACAAAGTGCTGGCAAAATTGAAATAGACATGCAGCAGTTAAAAGTTGATTTGTTATCTATTTCAGCTCACAAAATGTATGGACCTAAGGGTATTGGGGCTTTATATGTTCGTCGTAAACCGCGTATTCGTTTAGAAGCACAAATGCATGGTGGCGGACATGAGCGTGGTATGCGTTCAGGTACGTTAGCAACACACCAAATTGTTGGTATGGGTGAAGCTTGCCGTATTGCTAAAGAAGAAATGGCACAAGATTTAGTTCATGTAACTAAAATGCGTGACCGGTTGTGGGCTGGTGTTAATTCAATGGAGCAAGTGTTTATTAACGGTGATCCAGATAAACGCTACCCTGGAAACCTAAACGTTAGCTTTAACTTTGTTGAAGGCGAATCGTTAATTATGGCGTTAAAAGATTTAGCGGTATCTTCAGGTTCAGCATGTACTTCAGCAAGCTTAGAGCCTTCTTATGTATTACGTGCATTAGGCTTAAATGATGAAATGGCACATAGCTCAATTCGTTTTAGCTTTGGTCGTTTTACTACAGAAGAAGAAATAGATTACGCAATTGATTTAATAAAAAATGCAATTGGTCATTTACGTGACATGTCACCGCTTTGGGAAATGTTCAAAGACGGTATTGATTTAGATTCAGTTGAATGGGCAGCTCATTAA
- the iscR gene encoding Fe-S cluster assembly transcriptional regulator IscR, producing MKLTSKGRYAVTAMLDVAIHASSGPVPLADISERQGISLSYLEQLFSRLRKHCLVHSVRGPGGGYRLGKCSAEITIADVISAVDESVNATKCGGKGDCQSGQQCLTHTLWEDLSNRIEDFLQSISLSELVEQRNVQLISERQDNFQSKKAMKSSLETLIKTTNILHDC from the coding sequence ATGAAGTTAACTTCCAAAGGGCGCTATGCCGTAACAGCAATGTTAGATGTTGCCATTCATGCATCGTCTGGCCCTGTGCCGTTAGCAGATATCTCTGAACGACAAGGTATTTCGCTCTCATATTTGGAGCAGCTTTTTTCTCGTTTAAGAAAGCATTGTTTAGTACATAGTGTTCGTGGACCTGGCGGTGGTTACCGTTTAGGGAAATGTTCAGCAGAAATTACCATCGCAGATGTTATCAGTGCCGTTGATGAAAGTGTTAACGCCACTAAATGTGGTGGTAAAGGCGACTGTCAATCGGGTCAACAATGTTTAACTCATACCCTTTGGGAAGATTTAAGTAACCGTATAGAAGATTTTTTACAAAGCATTTCTTTGTCTGAGCTCGTTGAACAAAGAAATGTACAATTAATTTCGGAACGACAAGACAACTTTCAAAGTAAGAAAGCGATGAAAAGCTCGTTAGAAACATTAATTAAAACAACAAATATTTTGCACGACTGTTAG
- the cysE gene encoding serine O-acetyltransferase, which produces MFSRIKEDIKSVFERDPAARNSFEVLTNYPGMHAIWIHRLSNKLWRNDIKLIARLLSTFSRWLTGVEIHPGATLGRRFFIDHGMGVVIGETAIVGDDVTIYHGVTLGGTSWNAGKRHPTLCNSVVIGAGAQVLGPITVGEGGKVGSNSVVVKDVPANATAVGIPARIVNDKNGSDEKSKREQVAKKFGFDAYAVSTDNPDPVAKAIGRLLDHMHLMDTKVADLCKEVNHLGGSVCQEALPELRVGEFVNDEKEAAKRRKMHVEAFDPEI; this is translated from the coding sequence ATGTTTAGTCGTATCAAAGAAGATATTAAGAGTGTCTTTGAGCGAGATCCAGCAGCAAGAAATTCGTTTGAAGTATTAACGAACTATCCAGGTATGCATGCTATTTGGATCCATCGATTAAGCAATAAGCTTTGGCGAAATGATATAAAATTGATTGCGCGCCTACTCTCAACGTTTTCACGTTGGTTAACGGGAGTAGAAATACACCCTGGAGCTACTTTGGGTCGACGTTTTTTTATTGATCATGGCATGGGCGTAGTGATTGGTGAAACTGCGATAGTGGGTGACGATGTGACTATTTATCATGGAGTAACGCTTGGTGGTACTAGTTGGAATGCAGGTAAGCGCCACCCAACCCTTTGTAACAGCGTGGTAATTGGTGCTGGCGCACAAGTTTTAGGCCCAATCACTGTTGGTGAAGGGGGTAAAGTTGGTTCAAACTCTGTGGTAGTTAAAGATGTACCGGCTAATGCAACAGCGGTAGGAATACCAGCGCGTATTGTTAATGATAAAAATGGTTCAGATGAGAAGTCTAAACGAGAACAAGTTGCCAAGAAGTTTGGCTTTGACGCTTATGCTGTTTCTACTGACAACCCTGATCCAGTTGCTAAAGCGATTGGGCGATTGCTTGACCACATGCATTTAATGGACACTAAAGTTGCAGACTTATGTAAAGAAGTTAACCACTTAGGCGGTAGCGTATGCCAAGAAGCGTTACCAGAGTTACGCGTGGGAGAGTTTGTAAATGATGAAAAAGAAGCGGCAAAGCGACGCAAGATGCACGTTGAGGCCTTCGATCCAGAAATATAA